A single Rhipicephalus microplus isolate Deutch F79 unplaced genomic scaffold, USDA_Rmic scaffold_17, whole genome shotgun sequence DNA region contains:
- the LOC142785048 gene encoding uncharacterized protein LOC142785048 produces MPKNSSCCFQCPLLADFYHENISMCCCVHPIYASCIFLQCKHLLRIGGRGLREIGVNAMKAVLVHDVLVLYSLHGIKGKRAFVNLRLCRLVTDVICQKAGCDQAEALNFIKRWLPGSGDRCGGRKRRFREAFVVEQPDDPHSQSADYRLLAAANFLPSHSSQGLDSTTVTVPPTQPDLQ; encoded by the exons atgcccaaaaattcaagttgttgttttcagtgtcctcttcttgcagatttttatcatgaaaacatttcgatgtgctgttgcgttcaccccatctatgcttcttgcatttttttacagtgcaagcacctcctgcggattgggggacgtggcctccgagaaattggtgtgaatgccatgaaggctgtattggtaCATGACGTGctagtgctgtacagccttcatggcataaaagggaaaagggcctttgtgaacctgaggctctgtagattagtgacag atgtcatctgccaaaaagcagggtgcgaccaggcggaggccctcaactttattaagaggtggctgccagggtctggtgatcgctgtgggggcaggaagcggcgcttcagagaagcatttgttgtggagcagcccgatgatccccactctcagagtgcagattatcggctgctcgcggcagctaacttcctgcccagccacagcagccagggccttgacagcaccactgtcactgtgcccccaacgcaacctgacctgcagtag